A window from Acidobacteriota bacterium encodes these proteins:
- a CDS encoding ABC transporter permease has product MNWKTFLAMLSRDAHVARRNFVPLLLQTLLQPMLFVFIFGRVMTGSGLMPPEYKSLLLPGVIAISMMLSGIQAVALPLVSEFQFTREIEDRLLAPMEIEWLAIEKVVAGMIQALAAGLVVIPLARLIMGPGTNLSFDAPLRFLAVSLIVSCLAAAIGLTLGCSVGQTQIGLMFSLVLAPMIFFGCTYYPWSALDKFPIMQKAVLINPLVYASEGFRGALVPQFPHLGAGGVMGALVLFDAFFIFLGLRQFRKKAIA; this is encoded by the coding sequence ATGAACTGGAAGACGTTCCTGGCGATGCTGTCGCGCGACGCCCACGTGGCCCGGCGGAACTTCGTGCCGCTGCTCCTCCAGACGCTGCTGCAGCCGATGCTGTTCGTCTTCATCTTCGGCCGCGTCATGACGGGAAGCGGGCTCATGCCGCCGGAGTACAAGAGCCTCCTCCTCCCGGGGGTCATCGCCATCAGCATGATGCTCTCGGGGATCCAGGCCGTCGCCCTTCCGCTCGTGAGCGAGTTCCAGTTCACCCGCGAGATCGAGGACCGGCTCCTCGCGCCGATGGAGATCGAGTGGCTGGCGATCGAGAAGGTGGTCGCCGGCATGATCCAGGCCCTCGCGGCCGGGCTCGTCGTGATCCCTCTCGCGCGGCTCATCATGGGCCCGGGGACGAATCTGAGCTTCGACGCACCGCTGCGCTTCCTGGCCGTCTCGCTGATCGTCTCGTGCCTCGCGGCGGCGATCGGCCTCACGCTGGGGTGCTCGGTGGGACAGACGCAGATCGGGCTGATGTTCTCGCTCGTGCTGGCGCCGATGATCTTCTTCGGCTGCACCTACTACCCGTGGAGCGCACTCGACAAGTTCCCCATCATGCAGAAGGCGGTGCTGATCAACCCGCTGGTCTACGCGAGCGAGGGGTTCCGGGGAGCGCTGGTGCCGCAGTTCCCGCACCTGGGGGCGGGAGGGGTGATGGGCGCGCTCGTGCTCTTCGACGCCTTCTTCATCTTCCTCGGCCTGCGCCAGTTCCGGAAGAAGGCGATCGCTTAG